AAGAAAGGTGCATATTCTTCCATTGGATCACCCTTGGAGGAAGTTTAAAATAAACCCATATAAAAGATCATTTTTATCTAATACAAAATAGGACATTTCTATTTAACGGAAAACAGGACATTTTCATTTTGCTGTTACAATTGCTGTTTTTTATTTGACATTTGAAGGCATTTATAGTAGATTAAAATTTGGTGGATAGTGCGCCCGTAGCTCAGTTGGATAGAGCAGTGGACTTCGAATCCAAGGGTCGTAGGTTCGAATCCTACCGGGCGTGCCATATATTATATCCAAGGATCGTAGATTTAAATTTTACCGGGCGTGCCATATATTATAAGCTGTTAGCTCAGTTGGATAGAGCAGTGGACTTAATCATAAGGTCGTAGGTTTAAGTCTTACCGGGCGTGCCATATATTATAAGCTGTTAGCTCAGTTGGATAGAGCAGTGGACTTAATCATAAGGTCGTAGGTTCGAATCCTACCGGGCGTGCCATATATTATATCCAAGGATCGTAGATTTAGGCTCTTCCCAAAACATAGTGGGTAGATAAATTTCACCCACAACATTCGTAATGAGCCGAAAATGCGGGCCGTTAGCTCAGTTGGTAGAGCAGGTGACTCTTAATCACAAGGTCATAGGTTCAAATCCTATACGGCCCACCAAGTTTATATGAATTAACCAATTTTTCAACAAACCAACTTTGGAGCAGAGTATATTATGATAATCTCTACAACTGATTTTAGAAATGGAATGGCGGTAGTAGTTAACAATGAGCTATACTATATTATAGAATTTCAGCATGTAAAACCAGGAAAAGGTGGTGCTTTTGTTCGGACAAAACTTAAAAATTTGAAAAGCGGACTTTGTGTTGATAGAACTTTTCGTTCTGGAGAAAAGCTTGAAAAAGCAGAACTTTCCCAAAGAAAAGTAGAGTATTTATATAAAGTAGAAAAACTTTTTTATTTTATGGATCTTGATTCTTATGAAGAAATTAGTCTTCCTGAGGAGATGTTAGGTAAAAAAGTCTTGTATTTAAAAGAAAATATGCAAGTTACTTTTTTAGAACATCAAAACAAGGTTATTGATGTAGAATTACCTACTTTTATTAATTTAAAAGTAGTAAATACAGAAGGTGGGGTAAAAGGCAATACGGTTACCCAAGTTTTAAAGCCAGCTACTTTAGAAACAGGATTAATGATCAATGTTCCTTTGTTTATA
Above is a window of bacterium DNA encoding:
- the efp gene encoding elongation factor P, giving the protein MISTTDFRNGMAVVVNNELYYIIEFQHVKPGKGGAFVRTKLKNLKSGLCVDRTFRSGEKLEKAELSQRKVEYLYKVEKLFYFMDLDSYEEISLPEEMLGKKVLYLKENMQVTFLEHQNKVIDVELPTFINLKVVNTEGGVKGNTVTQVLKPATLETGLMINVPLFINIDDQIRIDTRNNSYIERV